The following proteins come from a genomic window of Synergistota bacterium:
- a CDS encoding bifunctional 3,4-dihydroxy-2-butanone-4-phosphate synthase/GTP cyclohydrolase II, whose translation MEEFKFNTIEEAIEDIKQGKMIIVVDDEDRENEGDLVIAAEKVTPEAINFMAKYGRGLICMPIIKERLEELKIPLMVSENTDPHETAFTVTVDAKYGTTTGISAYDRAVTVKTILDPKTKPEDLRRPGHLFLLMAREGGVLKRAGHTEASVDLARLAGLYPAGVICEIMNDDGTMARLPELFRFAKEHGLKIITIKDLIAYRFKREKLVKRIVDGVDLPTRWGHFKALAYRSILDKDDDHLIHLVLVKGDVAGRENVLVRVHSECLTGDVFNSLRCDCGDQLHRAMQIIEQEGRGVLLYMRQEGRGIGLINKLKAYKLQEERGLDTVDANIALGFSPDLRDYGIGAQILADLGLSTIRLITNNPRKIVGLEGYGLKVVERVPIEIEPNAYNEGYLKAKAEKLGHLICLRYKG comes from the coding sequence ATGGAGGAGTTCAAGTTTAACACTATAGAAGAAGCTATAGAAGATATAAAACAAGGAAAAATGATAATAGTTGTTGATGATGAGGACAGGGAAAATGAGGGAGATTTGGTGATAGCTGCTGAAAAGGTTACCCCAGAAGCTATAAACTTTATGGCAAAATATGGGAGAGGATTGATATGTATGCCTATAATAAAGGAACGCCTTGAAGAGCTGAAAATACCCCTTATGGTTTCTGAAAATACAGATCCCCATGAAACTGCTTTTACCGTCACTGTGGATGCAAAATATGGTACTACTACTGGAATTTCAGCTTACGATAGAGCTGTAACTGTTAAGACGATTCTTGACCCTAAAACTAAACCTGAGGACTTAAGGAGACCAGGGCATCTGTTTCTTCTCATGGCTCGTGAAGGAGGAGTTTTAAAGCGAGCTGGACATACTGAAGCCTCTGTTGATCTAGCGAGATTAGCTGGACTATATCCTGCTGGAGTTATATGTGAAATAATGAACGATGATGGAACGATGGCTCGCTTGCCTGAGCTTTTTAGATTTGCTAAGGAACATGGTTTAAAGATAATAACTATAAAAGACTTGATAGCTTATCGCTTTAAAAGGGAAAAGTTGGTTAAGAGAATTGTGGATGGGGTTGATCTTCCTACTAGATGGGGACACTTTAAGGCTTTGGCTTATAGGTCTATTTTGGATAAGGATGATGATCATCTTATTCACTTGGTTTTGGTTAAAGGAGATGTTGCTGGTAGAGAAAATGTTTTAGTTAGGGTTCACTCTGAGTGTTTAACTGGTGATGTCTTTAACTCATTGAGATGTGATTGTGGGGATCAGCTTCATAGGGCTATGCAGATAATAGAGCAAGAGGGGAGAGGAGTTTTGCTTTACATGCGACAAGAGGGTAGAGGAATAGGATTAATAAATAAACTTAAGGCATATAAGCTTCAGGAAGAGAGAGGACTTGATACTGTTGATGCTAATATAGCTTTGGGCTTTTCCCCTGACTTAAGGGATTACGGTATAGGAGCCCAAATACTTGCGGATCTTGGACTTTCTACTATAAGGCTTATAACGAACAACCCAAGGAAGATAGTTGGTCTAGAAGGGTATGGGTTGAAAGTAGTGGAGAGGGTTCCTATAGAGATTGAGCCGAATGCTTATAATGAAGGTTATCTTAAGGCTAAAGCAGAGAAATTAGGTCACTTAATATGTCTTAGATATAAGGGGTGA
- the ribD gene encoding bifunctional diaminohydroxyphosphoribosylaminopyrimidine deaminase/5-amino-6-(5-phosphoribosylamino)uracil reductase RibD translates to MDEYFMKKALKLALKGAGRVSPNPMVGAVLVKDGKVVATGYHEYYGGPHAEVVALDNAKGEAKGATLYVNLEPCVHFGKTPPCAPRIIEAGIRRVVIATLDPNPLVSGKGVDLLKKAGIEVVTGVLEREARRLNEAFFKWITKGIPFVILKIAVSLDGKIANALGESKWITSLSSRRLVHKFRSLYDAVLVGVETVLRDDPELTVRLVKGRNPVRVVLDTYLRVPSHAKILTSPGRKIIFYSEVASREKVKELEAVGVELYKVSSENGIIELRDVLKKLGELGIASVMVEGGRKIFSSFLREGLVDKLLYFIAPKIIGKGIGPFDELEVSSLDSSIKINEFTLRKVGEDILLEGYMI, encoded by the coding sequence TTGGATGAATATTTTATGAAAAAAGCTCTGAAGCTGGCTTTGAAGGGTGCTGGAAGAGTTAGCCCTAATCCTATGGTAGGAGCAGTTTTGGTTAAAGATGGAAAGGTAGTAGCTACAGGTTATCACGAGTATTATGGTGGACCTCACGCTGAAGTGGTTGCTTTAGATAACGCTAAAGGAGAAGCTAAAGGGGCTACATTATATGTTAATCTAGAGCCATGTGTTCACTTTGGTAAAACTCCTCCTTGTGCTCCGAGAATAATAGAAGCGGGGATAAGAAGAGTTGTTATTGCCACTCTTGACCCTAATCCTCTCGTTTCAGGGAAAGGGGTGGATCTTCTTAAAAAGGCAGGCATAGAAGTAGTAACTGGGGTACTTGAAAGAGAAGCAAGGAGGCTTAACGAAGCCTTTTTTAAATGGATAACCAAGGGAATCCCTTTTGTGATTTTGAAGATTGCAGTGAGCCTTGATGGTAAGATAGCTAATGCCTTAGGGGAATCGAAATGGATAACCTCCTTAAGTTCAAGGAGGTTAGTTCATAAATTTAGATCCCTATATGATGCTGTTTTGGTAGGGGTGGAAACGGTTTTAAGAGACGATCCTGAGCTTACTGTAAGGTTGGTTAAGGGGAGAAACCCGGTGAGAGTGGTCCTGGATACTTATTTGAGAGTTCCATCTCACGCAAAAATTCTGACTTCTCCTGGGAGGAAAATCATATTCTACTCAGAGGTTGCTTCAAGAGAGAAAGTTAAAGAGCTTGAGGCTGTTGGTGTAGAGCTTTATAAAGTTTCTTCAGAAAACGGAATTATCGAATTAAGGGATGTCTTAAAGAAGCTTGGAGAACTTGGTATAGCGAGCGTTATGGTTGAAGGGGGCAGGAAAATCTTTTCTTCTTTCTTAAGAGAGGGATTGGTGGATAAGCTTCTTTATTTTATCGCTCCCAAAATAATTGGTAAAGGTATAGGTCCTTTTGATGAGCTTGAAGTTAGTTCCTTAGATTCCTCAATAAAAATTAACGAGTTTACCTTAAGAAAGGTTGGGGAAGATATTCTCCTTGAGGGATATATGATATAA
- the serS gene encoding serine--tRNA ligase, whose translation MLDLRLIRKDPDRVRLALKNRGYSFPIDELLKKDEEWRAVLSETQVLKEKRNEVSKEVAVMKARGEDPTSLISQMKEVADKIKELEKKALSLEEEIKNMLVLIPNIPHESVPVGSGEEGNIEVRRWGEPRNFHFEPKPHWEIGEKLDILDFERGTKLAESRFTVLKGLGARLERALINFMLDLHTLEHGYIEIFPPFLVNPKAMFGTGQLPKFEQELYKCKDDDLYLIPTAEVPLTNLFMDEILPPGSLPIYVTAYTACFRREAGSYGKDIRGIIRQHQFNKVELVKFSEPEKSYDELEKMVNDAEEVLKRLGLPYRVVLLCTGDMGFTSAKTYDIEVWMPGQGKYREISSCSNCEDFQARRANIRYKPSAREKPRYVHTLNGSGVAVGRTLAAILENYQQEDGSVIIPEALVPYMGGIRVISPSKA comes from the coding sequence ATGCTTGATCTTAGGTTGATTAGAAAGGATCCTGATAGGGTAAGGCTTGCATTAAAGAATAGAGGGTACTCCTTCCCAATTGATGAGCTTTTAAAAAAGGATGAGGAGTGGAGAGCTGTTCTGTCTGAAACGCAGGTTTTGAAAGAAAAGAGAAACGAAGTTTCTAAAGAGGTAGCGGTTATGAAAGCAAGGGGTGAGGATCCAACATCTCTTATTTCTCAGATGAAAGAAGTGGCGGACAAGATAAAAGAGCTTGAGAAAAAGGCTTTATCCCTTGAAGAAGAAATAAAAAATATGCTTGTTCTTATTCCTAATATACCTCATGAGAGCGTTCCTGTTGGTTCGGGAGAGGAAGGAAATATTGAGGTTAGAAGATGGGGAGAGCCACGGAATTTCCATTTTGAGCCTAAACCTCACTGGGAAATAGGGGAAAAGCTAGATATTCTTGATTTTGAAAGAGGAACAAAGCTTGCAGAATCAAGATTTACAGTTCTTAAAGGGCTTGGTGCTAGGCTTGAAAGAGCGTTAATAAACTTTATGCTTGATCTTCATACTTTAGAACATGGGTATATAGAAATATTTCCTCCCTTTTTGGTTAATCCTAAAGCTATGTTTGGGACTGGTCAGCTTCCTAAATTTGAACAAGAGCTTTATAAGTGTAAGGATGACGACCTTTACCTCATTCCTACAGCGGAAGTTCCTTTAACTAATTTATTTATGGATGAGATTCTTCCTCCCGGAAGCTTACCGATATATGTTACGGCATATACTGCCTGCTTTAGAAGAGAGGCAGGATCTTATGGTAAAGATATAAGGGGTATTATTAGACAGCATCAGTTTAATAAAGTGGAGCTTGTTAAATTTTCTGAGCCGGAAAAATCTTATGATGAGCTTGAAAAGATGGTTAATGATGCTGAAGAGGTACTAAAGAGATTAGGTTTGCCCTATAGAGTGGTCTTACTTTGTACAGGAGATATGGGTTTTACTTCCGCTAAAACTTATGATATAGAGGTTTGGATGCCTGGGCAGGGTAAGTATAGAGAGATTTCATCTTGTAGTAACTGTGAGGATTTTCAAGCAAGAAGGGCTAATATAAGATATAAACCTTCCGCTCGAGAAAAGCCACGTTATGTCCATACACTTAATGGTTCCGGTGTAGCTGTGGGACGAACCTTGGCTGCTATATTAGAAAACTACCAGCAAGAGGATGGTAGTGTTATAATACCCGAAGCTTTAGTTCCTTATATGGGTGGGATTAGAGTTATCTCTCCAAGTAAAGCTTAA
- a CDS encoding riboflavin synthase — MFTGLIEATGKVVEIEKKGVWRLAIASELPQMEVGSSIAVNGVCLTVVFSRKNLFNVEVMRETLERSNLSLLRIGDEVNLERPLRIGDRLEGHFVLGHVDCMGKVIEVIPESGSRRMWISIPEEYTEYVVSKGSIAIDGVSLTIAGVKGSSFSVVLIPHTLKVTTLSLRKVGDLLNIEFDIIGKYIRKMLKGEEEKGVTLDLLKKYGFL; from the coding sequence ATGTTTACTGGGCTTATAGAAGCTACTGGAAAAGTAGTTGAAATAGAAAAAAAGGGCGTTTGGAGGCTTGCTATAGCTTCTGAGCTTCCTCAAATGGAAGTAGGTTCAAGTATTGCTGTTAATGGTGTATGTTTGACTGTTGTTTTTTCAAGAAAGAACCTTTTTAACGTTGAGGTTATGAGAGAAACTTTGGAAAGAAGTAACTTATCCCTCTTAAGGATCGGGGATGAGGTTAACTTAGAAAGGCCCTTAAGGATAGGAGATAGATTAGAGGGGCATTTTGTGTTAGGGCATGTGGACTGTATGGGTAAAGTTATTGAGGTTATTCCCGAGAGCGGTTCCCGAAGGATGTGGATATCTATCCCGGAAGAGTATACAGAGTATGTGGTTTCTAAAGGCTCTATTGCTATTGATGGAGTGAGTTTAACTATAGCTGGGGTTAAGGGATCTTCTTTTTCAGTTGTGTTAATACCTCATACTCTTAAGGTTACCACTCTTAGTTTACGGAAGGTGGGAGATCTTCTCAATATAGAATTTGATATTATTGGAAAATATATTCGTAAGATGTTGAAGGGTGAAGAAGAAAAGGGAGTTACTTTGGATCTTTTGAAAAAGTACGGATTCCTTTAA
- the ribE gene encoding 6,7-dimethyl-8-ribityllumazine synthase, which translates to MKVYEGQLLGEGIKIGIVVSRFNDFITRRLLEGALDALLRHGVSEDNIEIAWVPGSFEIPLAALKMAKSRKYDGVICLGAIIRGDTPHFNYVASECAKGIAQVMLSCEVPVSFGVLTTDNIEQAIERAGTKAGNKGWEAALSLIEMVNLLKGMKGNA; encoded by the coding sequence TTGAAAGTGTACGAAGGGCAACTTTTAGGGGAAGGTATAAAGATAGGAATTGTTGTTTCAAGATTTAATGATTTTATTACAAGAAGGCTTCTTGAAGGAGCATTAGATGCTCTACTAAGGCATGGTGTTTCAGAGGATAATATTGAAATAGCTTGGGTTCCTGGCTCTTTTGAGATTCCTCTTGCTGCGCTGAAAATGGCAAAAAGTAGAAAATATGATGGAGTGATTTGCTTGGGAGCCATAATAAGAGGGGATACCCCACATTTTAACTATGTGGCTTCGGAGTGTGCCAAGGGCATAGCTCAAGTAATGCTAAGTTGTGAAGTGCCTGTGTCTTTTGGAGTATTGACTACTGATAATATAGAACAGGCCATAGAGAGGGCTGGTACTAAGGCCGGCAATAAAGGGTGGGAAGCAGCTCTTTCTCTTATAGAGATGGTTAACCTTTTAAAGGGGATGAAGGGAAATGCTTGA
- a CDS encoding HDOD domain-containing protein yields MRDLPTLPEVAAKVMEIANNPRSSAADMAKVISQDQALTAKILKLVNSAYYGFPRKISTITQAIVILGFRTVRDLVLNISISDMFNSKNVGGLNAESLWLHNLGVAITAKILAKRIGYDPPEEAFTCGLLHDLGKLVFIKLFPQEYEKVATIARDGDKWIRDVEEAIFEIDHSVVGKWVADYWKFPHQLVQAIQMHHQPNLDNEYPELTSIIHGADILTRIKKIGSGGDNQIPSFRKEAWMILKLKPQDLNDIYNEIEKDIEGALAFLHVLRGK; encoded by the coding sequence TTGAGAGACCTTCCAACCTTGCCTGAGGTAGCAGCTAAAGTTATGGAAATAGCTAATAATCCTCGATCCTCAGCAGCAGATATGGCAAAGGTCATCTCTCAAGATCAAGCTCTTACTGCTAAAATTCTTAAGCTCGTTAACTCAGCGTACTATGGCTTCCCGAGAAAGATATCTACCATAACACAAGCCATAGTTATACTAGGTTTTAGAACCGTAAGGGATCTTGTATTAAACATTTCTATATCTGATATGTTCAACTCGAAAAACGTTGGAGGACTTAATGCAGAAAGCTTATGGCTACATAATTTAGGGGTAGCCATAACAGCTAAGATCTTAGCTAAAAGGATAGGTTACGATCCTCCAGAAGAGGCCTTTACATGCGGTCTTCTTCATGATTTAGGAAAGCTTGTCTTTATAAAGCTCTTCCCTCAAGAATATGAAAAGGTTGCTACCATAGCAAGAGATGGAGATAAATGGATAAGGGACGTAGAGGAAGCCATCTTTGAGATAGACCACTCTGTTGTTGGCAAATGGGTAGCAGATTACTGGAAATTTCCCCACCAACTCGTTCAAGCTATACAGATGCACCACCAACCTAACCTTGACAACGAATACCCTGAGCTAACCTCTATAATTCACGGTGCGGACATATTAACAAGAATTAAAAAGATAGGAAGCGGAGGAGATAATCAGATTCCATCCTTTAGAAAGGAGGCTTGGATGATTCTAAAACTTAAACCACAAGATCTAAATGACATATATAATGAAATAGAAAAAGATATTGAAGGAGCCCTAGCCTTCTTACATGTCTTAAGAGGAAAATAA
- a CDS encoding CBS domain-containing protein — protein sequence MLVKDVMTPNPIIVSPDVSFQDALKLMRDKGIRRLPVVDGGKLIGIVTEKDLLYASPSKATSLDIWELNYLLSKLAVRDIMSRNVITVSEDVPIEEAAKIMVDKKVGALPVMRNGELVGIVTETDIFKVLLKLLGAGRDGRRFVFEVPDKKGTLAQLTQLIARYGGNIIALATYPSPHEGKARVMVRVDEIDETRFLDALKGVEISICDFK from the coding sequence TTGCTTGTTAAGGATGTTATGACTCCTAATCCTATAATTGTAAGCCCGGATGTATCCTTTCAGGATGCGCTTAAGTTGATGAGAGATAAGGGGATAAGGAGGCTTCCTGTGGTCGATGGGGGTAAGCTTATAGGTATAGTCACAGAGAAGGATCTTCTTTATGCGTCTCCCTCTAAGGCTACGAGTCTTGATATTTGGGAGTTGAATTATCTTTTAAGTAAGCTTGCAGTTAGGGATATAATGTCTCGTAACGTTATAACTGTATCTGAGGATGTTCCTATTGAGGAAGCTGCTAAGATAATGGTAGATAAGAAAGTAGGAGCTCTACCTGTTATGCGCAACGGTGAGCTCGTAGGGATAGTTACAGAAACAGATATCTTCAAGGTGCTTCTTAAGCTTCTTGGTGCGGGAAGGGATGGGCGTAGATTCGTTTTCGAAGTTCCTGATAAGAAAGGCACATTAGCCCAGCTAACTCAGCTTATAGCAAGATATGGGGGGAACATAATAGCGCTTGCAACTTATCCATCACCTCATGAGGGAAAAGCAAGAGTCATGGTAAGAGTTGATGAAATTGATGAAACCAGATTTTTAGATGCTCTTAAGGGTGTTGAAATATCTATCTGCGACTTTAAGTAG
- a CDS encoding DUF4139 domain-containing protein codes for MIRALLVLVLSLWVFTNISLASMKIEIYPQGAIIKEEMNVPPKVSELKIEIPYNVSLESFKVIPEGFSVDSLSFTNIYLSDDEVPAIKEIKDKIRELEEEKGKALSKRKGAELSFELLKIMLSKVQMDSPSDAHAWMSLIEDRTTRYLNEVEGIDKKVKEIDLKINLLKEKLKDIDTPDSRRRIVAFLKLSGNDRGGKLTYSYYSSQAGWAPSYRFALKPADKKVDIEVYANIWQRTGKDWTESEVTLSSIREGLSLVPPKEQNLIVDIVKKESVKKPAMMKMMAPTAALPQEEKVAFKEEELGVKVSINQVISVPSTGERKRVLIWRGSIPIRESFYLCRSYLDTSVYRMISLKLSSPFDFLPGQTELFVGETFIGGSEIEGMSRDGVYEICFGSDERVEVERKTTKLGETAKGIIDKSSVREYAYELKIKNLTKEGIDLLLEEVFPISMDSRIKVELLKVEPKEKEKTETGHLKWRLKLDAGEERKIIFSYRIIYPQEEDIELSWR; via the coding sequence GTGATTAGGGCGCTTCTAGTTCTAGTCCTGTCTTTGTGGGTTTTTACCAATATCTCTCTTGCTTCTATGAAGATAGAGATCTACCCTCAAGGAGCGATTATAAAGGAAGAGATGAATGTGCCACCTAAGGTCTCAGAGCTTAAAATTGAAATCCCTTATAACGTTTCTCTCGAAAGCTTTAAGGTGATTCCAGAGGGTTTTTCAGTGGATTCTCTTTCCTTCACAAATATATATCTTTCTGATGATGAGGTTCCTGCTATAAAAGAGATAAAGGATAAGATAAGAGAGCTCGAGGAAGAGAAGGGGAAAGCCTTAAGTAAAAGAAAAGGTGCTGAGTTATCTTTTGAACTTCTTAAGATTATGTTGAGCAAAGTACAGATGGATAGTCCAAGTGACGCTCACGCTTGGATGAGCTTGATTGAAGACAGAACTACGCGGTATTTAAATGAAGTAGAGGGAATAGATAAAAAGGTTAAAGAGATCGATCTTAAGATAAATCTTCTTAAGGAGAAACTGAAGGATATAGATACCCCTGATTCAAGAAGAAGAATTGTCGCTTTTTTGAAATTAAGCGGTAATGATAGAGGGGGTAAATTAACTTATTCCTATTATTCTTCTCAAGCTGGATGGGCTCCATCCTATAGGTTTGCTTTAAAGCCTGCTGATAAAAAAGTTGATATTGAGGTTTATGCTAATATTTGGCAGAGAACTGGGAAAGATTGGACAGAATCTGAAGTAACCTTATCTTCGATTAGAGAGGGGCTTTCTCTGGTTCCACCGAAAGAGCAAAATCTTATTGTTGATATAGTTAAAAAAGAATCTGTGAAAAAGCCCGCAATGATGAAAATGATGGCTCCTACGGCAGCTTTACCGCAGGAGGAAAAAGTTGCCTTTAAAGAAGAGGAGCTGGGTGTAAAAGTTAGCATAAATCAGGTTATCTCTGTTCCATCCACGGGGGAAAGAAAGAGAGTTTTGATTTGGAGAGGTAGTATACCCATTCGTGAGAGCTTTTACCTTTGTAGATCTTATTTAGATACCTCTGTATATAGAATGATTTCTCTTAAGCTTTCTTCTCCATTTGATTTTTTACCTGGACAAACGGAACTTTTCGTGGGGGAGACTTTTATAGGTGGAAGTGAAATAGAAGGTATGAGTCGTGATGGAGTATATGAAATTTGTTTTGGTAGTGATGAGAGAGTGGAAGTTGAAAGAAAGACAACAAAGCTTGGAGAAACTGCAAAGGGGATAATTGACAAATCGAGTGTTAGGGAGTATGCCTATGAGCTAAAGATCAAAAACCTAACTAAAGAGGGAATCGATCTTCTTTTAGAGGAGGTTTTCCCCATTTCTATGGATTCTAGGATAAAGGTTGAACTTTTGAAAGTAGAACCTAAAGAGAAAGAGAAGACTGAAACCGGACACCTTAAATGGAGGCTCAAGCTTGATGCTGGAGAAGAAAGGAAGATTATCTTTTCTTACAGGATAATTTATCCCCAGGAGGAGGACATAGAGTTATCGTGGAGGTGA
- a CDS encoding ATP-binding protein has product MEDFERKIKDLREAYEEVIRLYRITEEVGLAPSIEAIKNLFLNYVTKLAPSINEKYLILGSEIPEKISEKWKIWEEEGLIEWVKNRGKTTIIPEDNLTYVLTPLVVRNKIIGMSLVSTSVCPEGFNQQVLNLLDTIAHQCAVGIENIRLHKEIDDIRKFLQELFDQLPHGILVLEINGKIKSANRKLLELIELKDKEPRDVLGKRVEEVLPDILSLKIREVLTETVIKVRVSEEEVSYIENDREITLGISSTLFRQNEDQGIILIVRDLSESKELEKLRRLDKLKSEFISSVSHELKTPLTAIKGFIELLLDNPESIPSETAKAYLSFMNEEVNNLTRLINDLLDFSRLETSKLYLELEEFDINELIERAVSMFERDLKEKELFIYKELNGDLPLVKGDKGKLLQVLINLIDNAIKYIGNGKRIWIRANADDGKGITICVEDEGIGIPPESLPYIFDKFYRVESDYTHKIRGLGLGLSIAKQIIEAHKGKIWAESKPDKGSKFFFYLPIIEKEES; this is encoded by the coding sequence ATGGAAGATTTTGAGAGAAAGATTAAAGATCTGAGAGAAGCTTATGAAGAAGTAATAAGGCTCTACAGGATTACCGAAGAAGTAGGGCTTGCTCCATCTATAGAAGCTATAAAGAATCTGTTCTTAAACTACGTGACCAAACTCGCACCTTCCATAAACGAAAAGTATCTAATCTTAGGTAGTGAAATACCAGAAAAAATTTCAGAAAAGTGGAAAATCTGGGAAGAAGAAGGATTAATAGAATGGGTCAAAAATCGAGGAAAAACAACAATAATACCTGAGGATAATTTAACTTACGTATTAACCCCTCTTGTCGTTAGAAATAAGATCATAGGAATGTCATTAGTATCTACATCAGTATGTCCCGAAGGTTTTAACCAGCAGGTTTTAAACCTACTTGACACCATAGCACATCAGTGTGCCGTAGGAATAGAGAATATTCGACTTCATAAAGAGATTGACGACATTAGAAAGTTTCTCCAAGAGCTATTTGATCAACTTCCCCATGGAATTTTAGTGCTCGAAATAAACGGGAAGATTAAAAGCGCAAATAGAAAGCTACTTGAACTAATCGAGCTAAAAGACAAAGAACCTCGTGATGTATTAGGAAAGCGAGTGGAAGAAGTCCTGCCAGACATATTATCTTTAAAGATAAGAGAAGTGCTTACGGAAACCGTGATCAAGGTTAGGGTATCAGAAGAGGAAGTTAGCTATATAGAAAACGACAGAGAGATCACGCTGGGTATAAGCTCCACATTATTTAGACAAAATGAAGATCAAGGAATCATTCTTATAGTAAGAGACCTTTCAGAAAGCAAAGAGCTAGAAAAATTAAGGAGATTAGATAAGCTTAAAAGTGAATTTATCTCTTCGGTTAGTCATGAACTTAAAACGCCCCTTACAGCTATCAAAGGTTTTATCGAATTACTACTTGACAACCCTGAAAGCATTCCCTCAGAAACAGCTAAGGCATATCTATCTTTTATGAATGAGGAGGTTAACAACCTAACACGATTGATAAATGACCTTCTCGACTTTTCGAGACTTGAAACTAGCAAGTTATATCTTGAACTTGAAGAATTTGATATAAACGAACTAATAGAAAGAGCAGTCTCCATGTTTGAAAGAGATCTAAAGGAAAAGGAGCTGTTTATTTATAAGGAGCTAAACGGGGATCTCCCCTTAGTAAAAGGAGACAAAGGGAAGCTTCTTCAAGTACTCATAAATTTGATAGACAACGCTATAAAATATATAGGAAATGGGAAAAGAATATGGATAAGAGCAAACGCTGATGATGGAAAAGGCATAACTATATGTGTGGAAGATGAAGGAATAGGCATTCCTCCGGAAAGTCTGCCCTATATCTTCGATAAATTCTATAGAGTAGAAAGCGACTATACTCACAAAATAAGAGGACTTGGATTAGGCCTTTCTATAGCCAAACAAATTATAGAGGCCCATAAAGGTAAGATATGGGCTGAAAGCAAACCTGATAAGGGATCCAAGTTTTTCTTCTATCTACCAATTATAGAGAAGGAGGAAAGCTAA
- a CDS encoding response regulator, which produces MGTAKEKIIVAEDDSKIQMVIKGALEKEGYEILLAKDGLEAIKLLQENPDVVSIVTDIAMPRMTGLELVEEIRKNGPNPDIPILMLSAHHTKENILKATELGINDFLIKPFSIKDLVIRLNRMLGKETPTLPPKREETAPPPEKTSNNNFKKKILVVDDSTIILKIIESTLTNAGFHVITSDNGKQALLKAKTEKPDLILTDIMMPEMDGLTLCEEIRKDPYTQRIPIIIVSAKGQKKDVLEALKRGANGYIVKPFSSKDLILRVKNILGLSQTT; this is translated from the coding sequence ATGGGGACAGCAAAAGAAAAAATAATAGTTGCTGAAGATGATAGCAAAATTCAGATGGTTATTAAGGGAGCTCTTGAGAAGGAAGGATATGAAATACTTCTTGCCAAGGACGGACTTGAAGCCATAAAGCTACTTCAGGAGAATCCAGATGTTGTAAGCATTGTAACTGATATAGCCATGCCACGAATGACAGGCTTAGAATTGGTAGAGGAAATAAGGAAAAACGGTCCTAACCCGGATATCCCGATACTTATGCTCAGCGCACATCATACTAAGGAAAACATACTAAAGGCAACAGAATTAGGAATAAATGACTTTTTAATAAAACCCTTCTCTATTAAAGATCTTGTAATAAGACTAAATAGAATGTTAGGGAAGGAAACCCCTACGCTTCCTCCCAAAAGGGAGGAAACCGCACCTCCCCCAGAGAAAACCTCCAATAATAATTTCAAGAAGAAGATTCTTGTAGTTGATGACTCTACAATAATTCTAAAAATTATAGAAAGCACTTTAACAAATGCTGGTTTCCACGTAATAACGAGTGATAATGGGAAGCAAGCTCTTCTTAAAGCAAAAACGGAAAAACCTGATCTTATTCTTACAGACATAATGATGCCTGAAATGGATGGTCTAACACTATGCGAAGAAATAAGAAAAGACCCTTACACCCAAAGAATACCTATAATTATAGTATCTGCTAAAGGACAAAAGAAAGACGTACTCGAAGCCTTAAAAAGAGGAGCTAACGGATACATAGTAAAACCTTTCAGTTCGAAAGACCTCATTCTTCGCGTAAAAAACATCCTTGGATTGAGCCAGACTACTTAA